One Amycolatopsis sp. NBC_00355 genomic window carries:
- the kdpB gene encoding potassium-transporting ATPase subunit KdpB, whose translation MTVTEERPQVTHEEHTGRVGAGVFSPRQLWTSLPEAVKKLNPKHQLANPVMFVVWVGSALTTVFAITDPSVFTILIAIWLWFTVIFANLAEAVAEGRGKAQAESLRRSKKETVARRLTETGEEQVPGAELKVGDLVVVEAGQVIPGDGDVVEGIATVDESAITGESAPVIRESGGDRSAVTGGTTVLSDRVVVKITTKPGESFVDRMIALVEGASRQKTPNEIALTILLATLTIIFLLAVVALQPMAGYSGSEQSVIVLTALLVCLIPTTIGALLSAIGIAGMDRLVQRNVLATSGRAVEAAGDVSTLLLDKTGTITFGNRRATELIPVGSSTPDELARAARLASLADETPEGRSVVELTAAYAGDDVHGEFVPFTAQTRMSGLDVGDRRIRKGAASAVRAWVRDNGGQFPDETERVVDEISAQGGTPLVVAEDTVVRGVIRLSDVVKPGMKERFKELRAMGIKTVMITGDNPLTAKAIAADAGVDDYLAEAKPEDKMALIKKEQEGGRLVAMTGDGTNDAPALAQSDVGVAMNTGTSAAKEAGNMVDLDSDPTKLIEIVEIGKQLLITRGALTTFSVANDLAKYFAILPAMFTGIFAQLGALNIMHLATPKSAILSAVIFNALIIVVLIPLALRGVRYKPSSASALLRRNLLVYGLGGIVSPFLGIWLIDLLVRLIPGIG comes from the coding sequence ATGACCGTCACCGAAGAACGACCTCAGGTGACCCACGAAGAGCACACCGGTCGCGTCGGCGCGGGCGTGTTCAGCCCCCGCCAGCTCTGGACGTCGCTGCCCGAGGCCGTCAAGAAGCTCAACCCGAAGCACCAGCTCGCCAACCCGGTGATGTTCGTGGTGTGGGTGGGCTCGGCGCTGACCACCGTCTTCGCGATCACCGACCCGAGCGTCTTCACCATCCTGATCGCGATCTGGCTGTGGTTCACGGTCATCTTCGCGAACCTCGCCGAAGCCGTCGCCGAAGGGCGCGGCAAGGCGCAGGCGGAAAGCCTGCGGCGGTCGAAGAAGGAGACCGTCGCGCGGCGGCTCACCGAGACCGGGGAGGAGCAAGTTCCAGGCGCCGAGCTGAAGGTCGGCGACCTCGTGGTCGTCGAGGCCGGCCAGGTGATCCCGGGTGACGGCGACGTCGTCGAAGGCATCGCGACCGTCGACGAGTCGGCCATCACCGGCGAGTCCGCGCCGGTCATCCGCGAGTCGGGTGGTGACCGCAGCGCCGTCACCGGCGGCACGACCGTGCTGAGCGACCGGGTCGTCGTGAAGATCACGACCAAGCCGGGTGAGTCCTTTGTGGACCGCATGATCGCGTTGGTGGAAGGAGCTTCCCGGCAGAAGACGCCGAACGAGATCGCGCTGACCATCCTGCTGGCCACGCTGACCATCATCTTCCTGCTCGCCGTCGTGGCGCTGCAGCCGATGGCCGGCTACTCCGGGTCCGAGCAGTCGGTGATCGTGCTGACGGCGTTGCTGGTCTGCCTGATCCCGACGACGATCGGCGCCCTGCTGAGCGCCATCGGCATCGCCGGGATGGACCGGCTGGTGCAGCGCAACGTCCTCGCGACGTCCGGCCGCGCGGTCGAGGCCGCGGGCGACGTCTCGACGCTGCTGCTCGACAAGACCGGCACCATCACCTTCGGCAACCGCCGGGCCACCGAGCTGATCCCGGTGGGATCCTCCACTCCGGACGAACTCGCGCGGGCCGCGAGGCTGGCCAGCCTCGCCGACGAAACGCCCGAAGGACGCAGCGTCGTCGAGCTGACCGCGGCCTACGCGGGTGACGACGTGCACGGCGAGTTCGTCCCCTTCACCGCGCAGACCCGGATGAGCGGGCTCGACGTCGGTGACCGGCGGATCCGCAAGGGCGCGGCGAGCGCCGTGCGCGCGTGGGTGCGCGACAACGGCGGGCAGTTCCCCGACGAGACCGAGCGGGTGGTCGACGAGATCAGTGCCCAGGGCGGCACCCCGCTGGTGGTCGCCGAGGACACCGTGGTGCGCGGCGTGATCCGGCTGTCCGACGTCGTCAAGCCGGGCATGAAGGAGCGCTTCAAGGAACTGCGGGCGATGGGCATCAAGACGGTGATGATCACCGGCGACAACCCGCTCACCGCCAAGGCCATCGCGGCGGACGCGGGCGTCGACGACTACCTCGCCGAGGCCAAGCCCGAAGACAAGATGGCGCTCATCAAGAAGGAGCAGGAGGGCGGGCGCCTGGTCGCGATGACCGGCGACGGCACCAACGACGCGCCCGCGCTCGCGCAGTCCGACGTCGGCGTCGCGATGAACACCGGCACGTCGGCCGCGAAGGAGGCCGGCAACATGGTCGACCTCGACAGCGACCCGACGAAGCTGATCGAGATCGTCGAGATCGGCAAGCAGCTGCTGATCACGCGCGGCGCGCTGACGACGTTCAGCGTGGCGAACGACCTCGCGAAGTACTTCGCGATCCTGCCGGCGATGTTCACCGGCATCTTCGCCCAGCTCGGCGCGCTGAACATCATGCACTTGGCCACCCCGAAGTCGGCGATCCTTTCCGCGGTCATCTTCAACGCGCTGATCATCGTCGTGCTGATCCCGCTGGCCCTGCGCGGCGTGCGGTACAAGCCGTCGTCGGCCTCGGCCCTGCTGCGCCGCAACCTGCTCGTCTACGGCCTCGGCGGCATCGTCAGCCCCTTCCTCGGGATCTGGCTGATCGACCTGCTCGTGCGCCTCATCCCTGGAATCGGGTGA
- a CDS encoding potassium-transporting ATPase subunit C, with protein MNTLVKQTWAGLRVLIVLTVLLGVIYPLAVWAIARIPGLEGNAEGSIVTQNGQAVGSSLIGVDPVPADPAKDPWFHNRPSALAKDALGPGDPSTSGASNKGPYNEDLVKTIGERKDAIAKREGVSPDQVPPDAVTASGSGLDPAISVAYADLQIARVARVTGLPADRVKQLVEANTSGAGIGVPGVDVLQLNLAVQGAAGGAH; from the coding sequence GTGAACACTCTCGTCAAGCAGACCTGGGCCGGCCTGCGCGTCCTCATCGTGCTGACCGTCCTGCTCGGGGTGATCTACCCCCTGGCCGTGTGGGCGATCGCCCGCATCCCCGGGCTGGAGGGCAACGCCGAAGGCTCGATCGTCACGCAGAACGGCCAGGCCGTCGGGTCGTCGCTGATCGGCGTCGACCCGGTGCCCGCCGACCCGGCGAAGGACCCGTGGTTCCACAACCGGCCCTCGGCCCTTGCGAAGGACGCGCTCGGCCCCGGCGACCCGTCGACGTCCGGCGCGTCCAACAAGGGCCCGTACAACGAGGACCTCGTCAAGACCATCGGCGAGCGCAAGGACGCCATCGCGAAGCGGGAAGGCGTGTCACCCGATCAGGTACCGCCGGACGCGGTGACGGCGTCCGGTTCCGGGCTCGACCCGGCGATCAGCGTCGCCTACGCCGACCTCCAGATCGCCCGCGTGGCCCGGGTGACGGGGTTGCCGGCGGACCGGGTGAAGCAACTCGTCGAGGCGAACACGTCGGGCGCCGGGATCGGCGTCCCCGGGGTGGATGTGCTCCAGCTCAACTTGGCCGTGCAAGGTGCGGCCGGAGGGGCACACTGA
- a CDS encoding DUF4118 domain-containing protein — protein MCSSSTWPCKVRPEGHTDSVTSTKKPRRGELRIYLGAAPGVGKTFAMLGEARRRLDRGTDVVAGLVETHGREKTAVLLEDLEIVPRRHAVHRGRAFEEMDVDAILARAPEVAVVDELAHTNVPGSRNAKRWQDVEELLDAGIDVLSTVNVQHLQSLNDVVERITGVTQQETVPDEVVRRAEQLELVDITPEALRRRLAHGNVYPAERIDAALGNYFRPGNLTALRELALLWVADQVDVALQRYRAEQQITDTWETRERVVVSITGGPESETLIRRASRIATRAGAELQVLHILRGDGLSGLGPTAIARCRTLAEEVGATFHTVVGDDVPTALLDFARGVNATQLVIGTSRRSRVARLFDEGIGATVVSRSGPIDVHMVTHAEAGGRLRARLGASPLGLSRLVAGWVLSVVLPVLVTVIGLFVPAGLDFATDVISYVLATVVVALVGGLGPALVAAVLGAGLLNFFFTPPLYTLNVHTPQNLVTLIAMVVVAVLVALVVDAAARRATQAARARTEAALLASYARTVLTHANPIERLLEKVRENFALTSVTLLEKREGEWHGVATAGEHPCADPDEADVDIAVTADVHLTLRGRALPAADRRVLEAVAGQALLSLRQQRSADAAAKAERKAEATELRTTLLSAVGHDLRTPLTSIKASIGSLRAPDLHLSDEDTAELMEAIELSADRLAGLIDNLLDSSRLATGAVVPHLRPVGYDEVVAHALSNVDSSDAVVVAVDDQLPSVLADPGLLERVVANVLDNALRHGGGRVSARASAHSGHVELRIVDHGKGLRKGTADSAFAPFQRLGGDRDATPGVGLGLSVAKGFTEAMGGTIRAEDTPGGGLTIVVSLPAESVMYREGVR, from the coding sequence ATGTGCTCCAGCTCAACTTGGCCGTGCAAGGTGCGGCCGGAGGGGCACACTGACAGCGTGACCAGTACGAAGAAGCCGCGCCGGGGGGAGCTGAGGATCTACCTCGGCGCGGCTCCGGGCGTCGGCAAGACCTTCGCCATGCTCGGCGAGGCGCGCCGCCGGCTCGACCGCGGCACCGACGTCGTCGCCGGGCTCGTGGAGACGCACGGCCGTGAGAAGACCGCGGTCCTGCTCGAAGACCTCGAGATCGTGCCGCGCCGGCACGCCGTGCACCGCGGCCGCGCCTTCGAGGAGATGGACGTCGACGCCATCCTCGCCCGCGCGCCCGAGGTCGCCGTCGTCGACGAACTGGCGCACACCAACGTGCCGGGCTCGCGCAACGCCAAGCGCTGGCAGGACGTCGAGGAACTGTTGGATGCCGGCATCGACGTCCTGTCCACGGTCAACGTGCAGCACCTGCAGAGCCTCAACGACGTCGTCGAGCGCATCACCGGCGTCACCCAGCAGGAGACCGTGCCCGACGAGGTCGTCCGCCGCGCGGAGCAGCTGGAGCTGGTCGACATCACGCCCGAGGCGTTGCGGCGGCGCCTCGCGCACGGCAACGTCTACCCGGCCGAGCGGATCGACGCCGCGCTCGGCAACTACTTCCGCCCCGGCAACCTCACCGCGCTGCGCGAGCTGGCGCTGCTCTGGGTGGCCGACCAGGTCGACGTCGCGCTGCAGCGCTACCGCGCCGAGCAGCAGATCACCGACACGTGGGAGACGCGCGAACGCGTCGTCGTCTCCATCACCGGCGGCCCGGAGAGCGAGACGCTGATCCGCCGCGCCAGCCGGATCGCCACCCGCGCCGGCGCCGAGCTGCAGGTGCTGCACATCCTGCGTGGTGACGGCCTGTCCGGGCTCGGCCCGACCGCGATCGCCCGCTGCCGCACCTTGGCCGAGGAGGTCGGCGCGACGTTCCACACCGTCGTCGGCGACGACGTCCCGACCGCGCTGCTCGACTTCGCCCGCGGCGTCAACGCGACCCAGCTGGTGATCGGCACCTCGCGGCGGTCCCGCGTGGCGCGGCTGTTCGACGAGGGCATCGGCGCCACCGTGGTCAGCCGGTCCGGGCCCATCGACGTCCACATGGTCACCCACGCCGAGGCCGGCGGGCGGCTGCGGGCCCGGCTCGGCGCGAGCCCGCTGGGGCTCTCGCGGCTGGTCGCGGGCTGGGTGCTGAGCGTCGTGCTGCCGGTGCTGGTGACGGTCATCGGGCTGTTCGTGCCCGCCGGGCTCGACTTCGCCACGGACGTGATTTCGTACGTGCTGGCCACGGTCGTCGTCGCGCTGGTCGGCGGCCTGGGCCCGGCGCTGGTCGCGGCCGTGCTCGGCGCCGGGCTGCTCAACTTCTTCTTCACGCCGCCGCTGTACACGCTGAACGTGCACACGCCGCAGAACCTCGTGACGCTGATCGCGATGGTCGTGGTCGCGGTGCTGGTCGCGCTGGTCGTCGACGCGGCTGCGCGCCGGGCGACGCAGGCGGCGCGGGCGCGGACCGAGGCGGCGCTGCTCGCGTCCTACGCGCGGACGGTGCTGACCCACGCGAACCCGATCGAGCGGCTGCTGGAGAAGGTCCGCGAGAACTTCGCGCTGACTTCCGTGACGCTGCTGGAAAAGCGCGAAGGCGAGTGGCACGGCGTCGCGACGGCGGGGGAGCACCCGTGCGCCGACCCGGACGAGGCCGACGTCGACATCGCGGTCACCGCCGACGTCCACCTCACGTTGCGGGGGCGCGCGCTGCCGGCGGCCGACCGCCGGGTGCTGGAAGCCGTCGCGGGACAGGCGCTGCTTTCGCTGCGGCAGCAGCGCAGTGCCGACGCCGCGGCGAAAGCCGAGCGCAAGGCCGAGGCCACCGAGCTGCGCACGACGCTGCTTTCGGCGGTCGGGCACGACCTGCGGACGCCGCTGACGTCGATCAAGGCGTCCATCGGCAGCCTGCGCGCGCCCGACCTGCACCTGTCCGATGAGGACACCGCGGAACTGATGGAGGCCATCGAGCTGTCCGCCGACCGGCTGGCCGGCCTGATCGACAACCTGCTGGATTCGTCGCGGCTGGCCACCGGCGCGGTGGTGCCGCACCTGCGTCCGGTGGGCTACGACGAGGTCGTCGCGCACGCTCTGTCCAATGTGGACTCCTCGGACGCGGTGGTCGTCGCGGTCGACGACCAGCTGCCGTCGGTGCTCGCGGATCCCGGGTTGCTGGAACGGGTGGTGGCGAACGTCCTCGACAACGCGCTGCGGCACGGCGGGGGCCGGGTGTCGGCCCGCGCGAGCGCGCACTCCGGCCACGTCGAGCTGCGGATCGTCGACCACGGCAAGGGACTGCGCAAGGGGACGGCGGATTCGGCGTTCGCGCCGTTCCAGCGGCTCGGCGGCGACCGGGACGCGACGCCCGGCGTCGGGCTCGGGCTGTCGGTGGCGAAGGGGTTCACCGAGGCGATGGGCGGCACGATCCGCGCCGAGGACACCCCGGGCGGCGGGCTCACGATCGTCGTCTCGCTGCCCGCGGAAAGTGTCATGTACCGGGAAGGGGTCCGATGA
- a CDS encoding response regulator, whose product MSDIAATVLVVDDEPQIVRALRINLTARGYKVITAHDGTAALKAVAETKPDVVVLDLGLPDLDGTEVIAGLRGWTTVPIIVLSARGDSADKVQALDAGADDYVTKPFGMDELLARLRAAVRRSAVAGADDVDAVVETSSFSIDLAAKKVRRHDGVEVHLTKTEWGVLELLVRNRGRLVAQKQLLHEVWGPSYETESHYLRVYLAQLRRKLEPEPSRPRHLLTEPGMGYRFEA is encoded by the coding sequence ATGAGCGACATCGCTGCCACCGTGCTGGTGGTGGACGACGAGCCGCAGATCGTGCGCGCGTTGCGGATCAACCTCACCGCGCGCGGCTACAAGGTGATCACCGCGCACGACGGCACCGCCGCGCTCAAGGCCGTCGCCGAGACGAAACCCGACGTCGTCGTGCTCGACCTCGGCCTGCCCGACCTCGACGGCACCGAGGTGATCGCCGGCCTGCGCGGCTGGACGACGGTCCCGATCATCGTCCTGTCCGCCCGCGGCGACTCGGCCGACAAGGTCCAGGCCCTCGACGCGGGCGCGGACGACTACGTCACCAAGCCGTTCGGCATGGACGAGCTGCTCGCGCGCCTGCGCGCCGCGGTGCGCCGCTCGGCGGTCGCCGGCGCCGACGACGTGGACGCGGTGGTGGAGACGTCGTCGTTCAGCATCGACCTGGCGGCCAAGAAGGTCCGCCGCCACGACGGGGTCGAGGTCCACCTGACCAAGACCGAGTGGGGCGTGCTGGAGCTGCTGGTCCGCAACCGCGGCCGGCTGGTGGCGCAGAAGCAGCTGCTGCACGAGGTGTGGGGGCCGTCGTACGAGACGGAGTCCCACTACCTGCGGGTCTACCTGGCCCAGCTGCGGCGCAAGCTGGAGCCGGAACCCTCGCGCCCGCGCCACCTGCTGACCGAGCCGGGCATGGGCTACCGCTTCGAAGCCTGA
- a CDS encoding acylphosphatase has product MTAWVRGRVQGVGFRWWTRSRALELGLVGSARNMPDGRVEVIAEGDRDHCERLLAALRSGESPGSVETVVERWSDPKGGLSGFFER; this is encoded by the coding sequence ATGACGGCGTGGGTCCGCGGTCGAGTCCAGGGTGTCGGTTTCCGCTGGTGGACGCGCAGCCGTGCGCTCGAGCTCGGTCTCGTCGGCAGTGCCCGCAACATGCCCGACGGTCGTGTCGAGGTCATAGCGGAGGGTGATCGCGACCACTGTGAGCGGCTGTTGGCGGCCCTTCGGTCCGGCGAATCACCCGGAAGTGTGGAGACCGTCGTCGAGCGCTGGTCCGACCCGAAAGGGGGGCTCAGCGGGTTCTTCGAGCGGTAA
- the smc gene encoding chromosome segregation protein SMC gives MHLKSLTLKGFKSFASATTLRFEPGITCVVGPNGSGKSNVLDALRWVMGTQGAKDLRGGKMEDVIFAGTAGRAPLGRAEVTLTIDNADGALPIEYGEVSITRRMFRDGASEYEINGDRCRLMDVQELLSDSGIGREMHVIVGQGQLSAILESKPEERRAFIEEAAGVLKHRKRKEQTLRKLANMQGNLDRLGDLTTELRRQLKPLGKQAEIARKAQFVQSELRDSRLRLLADDLVTQRGSIEREEADEKVARQRRAEVEQTLEIVSAEETELESSLAEDAPLLQTAQETWYKLSALAERLRGTVRLAIERQRHLSADVAAHTGGRDPEELLEEAERVAEQEEELNEAVMEARELLAQTVLRREDLEQRVQAAERAHWAAVRAIADRREGMAKLTGQVEALRSKNGATTDEIDRLSVSIEESAERAELAVEELEEAKAEGGVEESDDSGLMAHHDRAVEANNAAKARVEELVKAERTAEREIASEKARVEALSMGLKRKDGAGALLGASHELPGLLGSVAALLTVEPGHEVALAAALGPVADAVAVNGGEDALRALKYLKDTDNGRAGIVLGAPESTVDTYAWPALPDGARWAREVVSAPAQLRPAVEQALDKLALVRDLESARHLVAAHPDVRAVTAEGDVFGARWAIGGSGARESVIEVQAAVDEAGVRLRTAERQLEQYAAELEGARAEQQARREEVSQAKDALGDAKVRKARSSERLNRLQQAARAAQAEVERLTGQRAKVEHSRIQALAQLAELEERLAAVAEQPVEDDPDTAERDQAVEELAVVRQEEMEARLAQRTAEERARSIAGRAEGLRRAAHAEQQARERAERAAAARKHGARIADAVVNGGEIALERIERSVQRAATERDQVQSRRQSRESALTGVRAKVRELTGELEKLTDAVHRDEVQRAEQRLRLETLEAKIAEDFGIGLTDLVQEYGPDVPVPPSAGEMAEYEAAKDRGEDVTAPPPMPFDRDTQARRAKRAEKDLSLLGKVNPLALEEFAALEERYKFLSTQLEDLKDTRKDLEAVIKQVDEKILEVFAGAYADVAREFETVFSVLFPGGEGRMVLTQPDDLLATGVDVEARPPGKKVKRLSLLSGGEKSLVAVGMLVAIFRARPSPFYVMDEVEAALDDTNMRRLIGLLEQLRDSSQLIIITHQKPTMEIADALYGVSMQGDGITKVISQRLRTADDEPVAVG, from the coding sequence GTGCACCTGAAAAGCCTGACGCTCAAGGGCTTCAAGTCCTTCGCCTCGGCCACCACGCTGCGCTTCGAGCCGGGCATCACCTGCGTGGTCGGCCCGAACGGCTCCGGCAAGTCGAACGTGCTGGACGCGCTGCGCTGGGTCATGGGCACCCAGGGCGCCAAGGACCTGCGCGGCGGCAAGATGGAGGACGTCATCTTCGCCGGCACCGCGGGCCGCGCCCCGCTCGGCCGCGCCGAGGTCACGCTGACCATCGACAACGCCGACGGCGCCCTCCCGATCGAGTACGGCGAGGTGTCGATCACCCGCCGGATGTTCCGCGACGGCGCCAGCGAGTACGAGATCAACGGCGACCGCTGCCGCCTGATGGACGTCCAGGAGCTGCTGTCGGACTCCGGTATCGGCCGCGAGATGCACGTCATCGTCGGGCAGGGCCAGCTCTCGGCGATCCTCGAGTCCAAGCCCGAAGAGCGCCGCGCCTTCATCGAAGAGGCCGCCGGCGTCCTCAAGCACCGCAAGCGCAAGGAACAGACCCTGCGCAAGCTGGCCAACATGCAGGGCAACCTCGACCGCCTCGGCGACCTCACCACCGAGCTGCGCCGCCAGCTCAAGCCGCTGGGCAAGCAGGCCGAGATCGCCCGCAAGGCCCAGTTCGTGCAGTCCGAGCTGCGCGACTCCCGCCTGCGCCTGCTCGCCGACGACCTGGTCACCCAGCGCGGTTCGATCGAGCGTGAAGAGGCCGACGAAAAGGTCGCGCGCCAGCGTCGCGCCGAGGTCGAGCAGACCCTCGAGATCGTCTCCGCCGAGGAGACCGAGCTGGAGTCGTCGCTCGCCGAGGACGCGCCGCTGCTGCAGACCGCCCAGGAGACCTGGTACAAGCTGTCCGCGCTGGCCGAGCGGCTGCGCGGCACCGTCCGCCTGGCCATCGAGCGGCAGCGGCACCTCTCGGCCGACGTCGCCGCGCACACCGGCGGCCGCGACCCCGAAGAGCTGCTCGAAGAAGCCGAGCGCGTCGCCGAGCAGGAGGAAGAGCTCAACGAGGCCGTCATGGAGGCCCGGGAGCTGCTCGCCCAGACCGTGCTGCGGCGCGAAGACCTCGAACAGCGCGTCCAGGCCGCCGAGCGCGCGCACTGGGCCGCCGTCCGCGCCATCGCCGACCGCCGCGAGGGCATGGCCAAGCTGACCGGCCAGGTCGAGGCGCTGCGCAGCAAGAACGGCGCCACCACCGACGAGATCGACCGGCTCAGCGTCTCCATCGAAGAGTCCGCCGAGCGCGCCGAACTCGCCGTCGAGGAACTCGAAGAGGCCAAGGCCGAGGGCGGTGTCGAGGAGTCCGACGACTCCGGGCTGATGGCCCACCACGACCGCGCGGTCGAGGCCAACAACGCCGCCAAGGCGCGCGTCGAAGAGCTGGTCAAGGCCGAACGCACCGCCGAGCGCGAGATCGCGTCGGAGAAGGCCCGCGTCGAGGCGCTGTCCATGGGGCTCAAGCGCAAGGACGGCGCGGGCGCGCTGCTCGGCGCGTCCCACGAGCTGCCGGGCCTGCTCGGCTCGGTCGCCGCGCTGCTGACCGTCGAGCCCGGCCACGAGGTCGCGCTGGCCGCGGCGCTCGGCCCGGTGGCCGACGCGGTCGCCGTCAACGGCGGCGAAGACGCCCTGCGCGCGCTGAAGTACTTGAAGGACACGGACAACGGCCGCGCCGGCATCGTGCTCGGCGCGCCCGAGTCCACTGTGGACACCTACGCGTGGCCCGCGCTGCCGGACGGCGCGCGCTGGGCCCGCGAGGTCGTCTCCGCGCCGGCCCAGCTGCGGCCCGCCGTCGAGCAGGCGCTCGACAAGCTCGCCCTGGTCCGCGACCTCGAGTCGGCCCGGCACCTGGTCGCCGCGCACCCGGACGTCCGCGCGGTCACCGCCGAGGGTGACGTCTTCGGCGCCCGCTGGGCGATCGGCGGCTCCGGCGCCCGGGAGAGCGTGATCGAGGTCCAGGCCGCCGTCGACGAGGCCGGGGTGCGGTTGCGCACGGCCGAACGCCAGCTGGAGCAGTACGCGGCCGAGCTGGAAGGCGCCCGCGCCGAGCAGCAGGCGCGCCGTGAAGAGGTCTCCCAGGCCAAGGACGCCCTCGGCGACGCCAAGGTGCGCAAGGCCCGCTCCTCGGAGCGGCTCAACCGGCTGCAGCAGGCCGCCCGCGCCGCCCAGGCCGAGGTCGAACGCCTCACCGGGCAGCGCGCGAAGGTCGAACACAGCCGCATCCAGGCTCTCGCGCAGCTCGCCGAGCTGGAGGAACGGCTCGCCGCCGTCGCCGAGCAGCCCGTCGAGGACGACCCGGACACCGCCGAGCGCGACCAGGCCGTCGAAGAGCTGGCCGTCGTCCGGCAGGAGGAGATGGAGGCGCGGCTCGCGCAGCGCACCGCCGAGGAGCGGGCGCGCAGCATCGCGGGCCGGGCCGAAGGCCTCCGCCGCGCCGCGCACGCCGAGCAGCAGGCCCGGGAACGAGCCGAGCGCGCGGCCGCGGCCCGCAAGCACGGCGCGCGGATCGCCGACGCCGTCGTCAACGGCGGTGAGATCGCGCTCGAGCGCATCGAGCGCTCGGTCCAGCGCGCGGCCACCGAACGCGACCAGGTCCAGTCCCGGCGTCAGAGCCGCGAATCCGCGCTGACCGGCGTCCGCGCCAAGGTCCGCGAGCTCACCGGCGAGCTGGAGAAGCTGACCGACGCCGTCCACCGCGACGAGGTCCAGCGCGCCGAGCAGCGGCTGCGGCTGGAGACCCTGGAAGCCAAGATCGCCGAGGACTTCGGCATCGGCCTCACCGACCTGGTCCAGGAGTACGGCCCGGACGTCCCGGTGCCGCCGAGCGCGGGCGAGATGGCCGAGTACGAGGCGGCCAAGGACCGCGGCGAGGACGTCACCGCACCGCCGCCGATGCCGTTCGACCGCGACACCCAGGCCCGTCGCGCCAAGCGCGCCGAGAAGGACCTTTCCCTGCTGGGCAAGGTGAACCCGCTCGCCCTGGAGGAGTTCGCGGCGCTGGAGGAGCGGTACAAGTTCCTCTCCACGCAGCTCGAGGACCTCAAGGACACCCGCAAGGACCTCGAAGCGGTGATCAAGCAGGTCGACGAGAAGATCCTCGAGGTCTTCGCCGGCGCGTACGCGGACGTCGCCCGCGAGTTCGAGACGGTGTTCAGCGTGCTGTTCCCGGGCGGCGAGGGCCGGATGGTCCTCACCCAGCCGGACGACCTGCTCGCCACCGGCGTCGACGTCGAAGCGCGCCCGCCGGGCAAGAAGGTCAAGCGGCTGTCGCTGCTCTCGGGCGGCGAGAAGTCGCTGGTCGCGGTGGGCATGCTGGTCGCGATCTTCCGCGCGCGGCCCTCACCCTTCTACGTCATGGACGAGGTCGAGGCGGCGCTGGACGACACCAACATGCGCCGGCTCATCGGGCTGCTGGAGCAGCTGCGCGACTCGTCCCAGCTGATCATCATCACCCACCAGAAGCCGACGATGGAAATCGCCGACGCGCTCTACGGCGTGAGCATGCAGGGCGACGGCATCACGAAGGTGATCTCGCAGCGCCTGCGCACGGCCGACGACGAACCGGTCGCGGTCGGCTAG
- a CDS encoding DUF3455 domain-containing protein, whose protein sequence is MKRILVALAVGSLALGGAATASAATATPKVPVAIQVPDGNRPLATYSGDGVQIYGCTNGAWALIQPAAVLSKHGQPVAIHSKGPVWTSTVDGSTVGAAAVANSPRDGAIPELLLKANLNSGTGVFGKVTYIQRLNTRGGVAPAGACTDGAQTAVHYTADYAFWVAQ, encoded by the coding sequence ATGAAAAGGATTTTGGTTGCGCTCGCGGTCGGCTCGCTGGCACTCGGCGGCGCGGCGACGGCTTCGGCCGCCACCGCGACCCCGAAGGTCCCGGTGGCGATCCAGGTCCCGGACGGCAACCGGCCGCTCGCCACGTACTCCGGTGACGGCGTCCAGATCTACGGCTGCACGAACGGCGCCTGGGCGCTGATCCAGCCCGCGGCCGTGCTGTCGAAACACGGTCAGCCGGTGGCCATCCACAGCAAGGGTCCGGTATGGACATCCACTGTGGACGGAAGCACGGTCGGCGCGGCCGCGGTGGCGAACTCGCCGCGTGACGGCGCGATCCCGGAGCTGCTCCTCAAGGCGAACCTCAACAGCGGCACCGGGGTGTTCGGCAAGGTCACCTACATCCAGCGCCTGAACACCCGCGGCGGCGTCGCGCCGGCCGGGGCGTGCACGGACGGCGCACAGACCGCGGTCCACTACACGGCCGACTACGCCTTCTGGGTGGCCCAGTAA